The following proteins come from a genomic window of Campylobacter concisus:
- a CDS encoding NAD-dependent epimerase: MKILVTGTAGFIGFHLANALVKRGDEVVGYDVINDYYDVNLKLERLKTAGFDTSEIDYGKLITSKTHPNLKFIKADLADEKTMKELFAKEKFDVVVNLAAQAGVRYSLINPKAYIDSNITGFVNILECCRHNEIKNLVYASSSSVYGLNENMPFSTHEAVNHPISLYAATKKSNEMMAHTYSHLFNVPTTGLRFFTVYGPWGRPDMALFLFVDAALKDKTIDVFNYGKMKRDFTYVDDIVKGIIKCIDNPAKPNPAWDAKHPDPATSKAPFKVYNIGNNSPVELMDYIKAVEIKIGREIKKNFLPLQAGDVPATFADVNDLVADFDYKPNTKVNDGVAKFVEWYCEFYGVKI, from the coding sequence ATGAAAATTTTAGTAACTGGAACAGCTGGATTTATAGGATTTCACCTTGCAAATGCCCTTGTAAAAAGAGGCGATGAGGTCGTCGGATATGACGTGATAAATGACTATTACGACGTAAATTTAAAGCTTGAACGCCTAAAAACGGCTGGCTTTGATACGAGCGAGATAGACTATGGCAAGCTTATCACCTCAAAAACACATCCGAATTTAAAATTTATAAAAGCAGATCTCGCTGATGAAAAGACGATGAAAGAGCTTTTTGCTAAAGAAAAATTTGACGTAGTGGTAAATTTAGCCGCACAAGCTGGCGTTCGCTACTCGCTCATAAACCCAAAAGCTTATATAGACAGCAACATCACGGGCTTTGTGAATATCCTCGAGTGCTGCCGCCACAATGAGATCAAAAATTTAGTCTATGCAAGCTCTAGCTCGGTTTATGGACTAAATGAAAATATGCCATTTTCTACGCACGAGGCGGTAAATCACCCTATAAGCCTCTACGCAGCGACCAAAAAGAGCAACGAGATGATGGCGCACACTTATAGCCATCTATTTAACGTGCCAACGACTGGACTTCGCTTTTTTACGGTGTATGGACCATGGGGACGTCCTGATATGGCGCTATTTTTATTTGTTGATGCGGCACTTAAAGATAAAACCATCGACGTCTTTAACTACGGCAAGATGAAGCGCGACTTTACCTACGTAGACGACATCGTAAAGGGCATAATTAAATGCATTGACAACCCAGCGAAGCCAAATCCAGCTTGGGACGCAAAGCACCCAGACCCTGCCACTTCAAAAGCGCCGTTTAAGGTCTATAACATCGGTAATAACAGCCCAGTTGAGCTCATGGACTACATCAAGGCGGTTGAGATAAAGATCGGCCGCGAGATCAAGAAAAATTTCCTCCCACTTCAAGCAGGCGACGTGCCAGCAACATTTGCTGATGTGAACGATTTGGTGGCTGATTTTGACTACAAGCCAAATACAAAAGTAAACGACGGCGTGGCTAAATTTGTCGAGTGGTATTGCGAGTTTTACGGAGTTAAAATTTAA
- the galE gene encoding UDP-glucose 4-epimerase GalE: protein MKILITGGAGYIGSHVVKALLKQGKDEITIIDNLCKGSQKALEALQKIGNFKFINANLEDDLSEIFANGKFDAIIHFAAFIEVFESMSEPLKYYLNNTANVARVLRYAKTYNVNKFIFSSTAAVYGEPDVAEVSETTPTIPINPYGRSKLMSEQIIKDYAASNKNFKFAILRYFNVAGADEEGLIGQNYPNATHLIKVAVQTILGKRESMGIFGDDYATKDGTCVRDYIHVSDLADAHISALEYIGQNGSETFNVGYGRGFSVKEVIETAKKVSEVNFKVQNAPRRDGDPAILISNASKLRSLTSWKPKRDDLALIIKTALEWEKKI from the coding sequence TTGAAGATTTTAATAACAGGTGGTGCTGGATACATCGGCAGCCACGTAGTAAAAGCACTTTTAAAGCAAGGCAAAGATGAGATAACCATCATCGACAATCTTTGCAAGGGTTCACAAAAAGCACTTGAAGCACTCCAAAAAATAGGAAATTTTAAATTTATAAACGCAAATTTAGAAGATGATCTAAGTGAAATTTTTGCAAATGGTAAATTTGATGCGATCATCCATTTTGCAGCATTTATCGAGGTCTTTGAGAGTATGAGTGAGCCGTTAAAATACTATCTAAACAACACCGCAAACGTTGCAAGGGTGCTAAGATACGCAAAGACTTACAATGTAAATAAATTTATATTTAGCTCAACTGCTGCAGTTTACGGCGAGCCAGACGTGGCAGAAGTTAGTGAAACAACGCCTACTATCCCTATAAATCCATACGGCAGAAGCAAGCTTATGAGCGAGCAGATCATCAAAGACTACGCCGCTTCAAATAAAAATTTTAAATTTGCGATACTTCGCTACTTCAACGTCGCAGGCGCAGACGAAGAGGGGCTTATCGGCCAAAACTATCCAAACGCCACGCACCTTATTAAGGTAGCTGTGCAAACTATACTTGGCAAGCGTGAGAGCATGGGTATCTTTGGCGATGACTACGCAACAAAAGATGGCACATGTGTGAGGGACTACATCCACGTTAGCGACCTAGCAGACGCTCATATCAGCGCGCTGGAATACATCGGTCAAAACGGTAGCGAAACTTTTAACGTGGGATATGGCAGAGGATTTAGTGTAAAAGAGGTCATCGAGACCGCAAAAAAGGTAAGTGAGGTAAATTTTAAGGTACAAAACGCACCAAGAAGGGATGGCGACCCAGCTATCCTTATCTCAAACGCAAGCAAACTGCGCTCGCTAACAAGCTGGAAGCCAAAAAGAGATGACCTAGCGCTCATCATAAAAACTGCCCTTGAGTGGGAAAAGAAAATTTAA
- a CDS encoding STT3 domain-containing protein — translation MHKVSVNCKILLIFLVAYLFGFAARMLWVLWAKDMPEFYFNGEFMLTTNDAYYYAEGARDMLAGFHQQNDFSPFNHPISTIVFYICKVFPFKIESVMFYMSALLAPLIALPVILISNELKALKAGAVAAFMSVILPSYLSRTSPGYFDSDMLNVTFALFIIYFLIRLLNTNEQKFIVLPGVFVSLYLWWYQSSYALILSIFFMFLLYTLVFMRDRLQNYQAIFFMFISIVSSNVFTKDPLIANKIFVFNLVVIALFFSLFCKYLLSARNLAIFLTLMLAIFIYFGGFDFITSKIGIYVFKSNEILSDKFHFINEHNFISEVKSSSPLYFIYFMSGNILILMAAIVGYLLLCFKFRPFLLTLPMLGLGLLSFFSGVRFVMYVTPLVALGFGYFLHFFLNLFDLRKSIKNLSFLVFAVAALAINLDFAYSYRPKTVISRDEAVALDGLKKVTKRDDYVFSWWDYGYAIRYFADVMTLNDPGRQGGENNYFVSLALRKDEAFSARLARVAVAYNDISLEQNIRPVDKILKDYNTSDINTFLSQLESENFTLPAAKKDVFYYLMPNMIDIAPNIFRYSYIDITTGKRQKENFYHVSTLNGVSEASIDLGDGYTLPTNDQKFIIHNGEKIAVKSFYKVKGTGRDLRIDEKIIDENAKIYVVFLEDYARILLLDENVFNSSFVQLFIFERADDRYFEPFIISNGVKIYRLKI, via the coding sequence GTGCACAAAGTAAGCGTAAATTGTAAAATTTTACTTATATTTCTGGTTGCTTATCTGTTTGGATTTGCGGCTAGGATGCTCTGGGTATTGTGGGCAAAGGATATGCCAGAGTTTTACTTTAATGGCGAGTTTATGCTTACGACAAATGACGCATACTATTACGCAGAGGGTGCTAGAGACATGCTGGCTGGCTTTCATCAGCAAAATGACTTTAGCCCCTTTAATCACCCAATCTCAACTATAGTTTTTTATATTTGCAAAGTTTTTCCTTTTAAGATCGAAAGCGTGATGTTTTATATGAGTGCGCTTTTAGCTCCTCTTATCGCACTTCCAGTTATTTTGATATCAAATGAGCTTAAAGCGCTAAAAGCTGGGGCTGTGGCTGCATTTATGAGTGTTATCTTACCAAGCTATCTTTCAAGGACATCGCCTGGATATTTTGATAGTGACATGTTAAATGTCACATTTGCGCTTTTTATCATCTATTTTTTGATCAGGCTTTTAAACACAAATGAACAAAAATTTATCGTTTTGCCTGGAGTCTTTGTGTCGCTTTATCTTTGGTGGTATCAAAGCTCTTATGCACTTATTTTAAGCATTTTCTTTATGTTTTTACTATATACGCTAGTTTTTATGCGAGATAGATTGCAAAATTATCAAGCGATATTTTTTATGTTTATAAGCATCGTAAGCTCAAATGTTTTTACTAAAGATCCACTAATAGCAAATAAAATTTTTGTTTTTAATTTAGTGGTTATTGCTTTATTTTTCTCTCTTTTTTGTAAATATTTACTCTCAGCTAGAAATTTAGCCATTTTTCTTACTTTAATGCTAGCTATTTTTATCTATTTTGGCGGTTTTGATTTCATTACTTCAAAAATAGGTATTTATGTTTTTAAAAGCAATGAAATTCTTAGCGATAAATTTCACTTTATAAATGAGCATAATTTCATCAGTGAAGTAAAAAGTTCTAGCCCTTTGTATTTTATCTATTTCATGTCTGGCAATATCCTTATATTGATGGCAGCCATTGTTGGATACTTGCTACTATGCTTTAAATTTCGTCCATTTTTACTTACTTTGCCAATGCTTGGACTTGGACTCCTCTCTTTCTTTAGCGGAGTTAGATTTGTTATGTACGTAACACCACTTGTTGCGCTTGGTTTTGGGTATTTCTTGCATTTTTTTTTAAATTTATTTGATCTTAGAAAATCTATTAAAAATTTATCATTTTTAGTTTTTGCCGTAGCTGCTCTTGCTATAAATTTAGATTTTGCTTATTCATATAGGCCAAAGACTGTAATTAGCCGTGATGAAGCAGTAGCGCTTGATGGGCTCAAAAAGGTCACAAAGCGCGATGATTATGTATTTTCATGGTGGGATTACGGGTATGCTATAAGGTATTTTGCTGATGTTATGACTTTAAACGATCCTGGTAGACAAGGTGGCGAAAATAATTATTTTGTTAGCCTTGCTTTGAGAAAAGATGAGGCATTTTCGGCTAGACTTGCAAGAGTAGCAGTTGCCTATAATGACATCTCGCTTGAGCAAAATATAAGGCCAGTAGATAAAATTTTAAAAGACTACAACACAAGCGATATAAATACTTTTTTAAGTCAGCTTGAAAGCGAAAATTTCACTCTGCCAGCTGCAAAAAAAGATGTTTTTTACTATCTTATGCCAAATATGATTGACATCGCACCAAATATCTTTAGATATAGCTATATCGACATTACAACTGGTAAAAGACAAAAAGAGAATTTTTATCATGTTAGTACATTAAATGGCGTTAGCGAAGCTAGTATCGACCTTGGAGACGGCTATACTTTGCCTACAAATGATCAAAAATTTATCATACATAACGGTGAGAAAATAGCCGTAAAATCATTTTATAAGGTAAAAGGTACTGGAAGAGATTTGCGAATAGATGAAAAAATCATAGATGAAAACGCCAAAATTTATGTGGTTTTTTTAGAAGACTATGCGCGGATATTGTTGCTTGATGAAAATGTTTTTAACTCATCTTTTGTGCAGCTTTTTATATTTGAGCGAGCCGATGATAGATACTTTGAGCCATTTATTATTTCAAATGGTGTAAAAATTTATAGGTTAAAAATTTAA
- a CDS encoding DNA ligase — translation MRIIFAVLLLLNFAFSLDLLRLNEYKEQNVSGWLASEKLDGVRAYWDGENLLSRQGKKLNAPLSFTKNFPKFALDGELYAKELKFEEIQATVMDKLPDEKAWRRLKFHIFDVPEASGGLLTRLEVLAKFLKNEPNQNLIIIKQIKMRDNAQFLKFTEDIIVKGGEGAVVREPNAPYERKRSKNALKFKKFKDAECEVITINKGSGKYAKFAGSLTCKALGGKQGEEKSGEPKSGTVFKIGSGLSDEKRRNPPKIGSIITYKFQNLTANGKPRFPIFLRVRED, via the coding sequence ATCAGAATAATTTTTGCGGTTTTACTCCTTTTAAATTTTGCATTTTCTCTTGACTTGCTGCGCCTTAACGAGTATAAAGAGCAAAACGTCTCAGGCTGGCTAGCTAGTGAAAAGCTTGATGGCGTGCGTGCCTACTGGGACGGAGAGAATTTACTCTCAAGGCAGGGTAAAAAACTGAATGCACCGCTAAGTTTTACTAAAAATTTCCCAAAATTTGCACTCGATGGCGAGCTTTATGCTAAAGAGCTTAAGTTTGAAGAAATTCAAGCAACAGTGATGGATAAGTTGCCCGATGAAAAAGCTTGGAGAAGGCTAAAATTTCATATTTTTGACGTACCTGAGGCAAGTGGTGGTTTGCTTACCAGACTTGAAGTTTTGGCTAAATTTCTAAAAAATGAGCCAAATCAAAATTTGATCATCATAAAACAGATAAAAATGCGAGATAACGCCCAGTTTTTAAAATTTACAGAGGACATTATTGTAAAGGGCGGAGAGGGAGCAGTCGTGCGTGAGCCAAATGCACCATACGAGCGAAAAAGAAGTAAAAATGCACTGAAATTTAAAAAATTTAAAGATGCCGAGTGTGAAGTAATCACTATAAATAAAGGTAGCGGCAAATACGCAAAATTTGCTGGCTCGCTTACCTGTAAAGCGCTTGGTGGCAAGCAGGGTGAAGAAAAATCTGGCGAGCCAAAATCTGGCACTGTCTTTAAAATAGGCTCAGGACTAAGCGATGAAAAGCGCCGAAATCCCCCAAAGATAGGCTCCATCATCACATATAAATTTCAAAATTTAACTGCTAATGGCAAGCCAAGATTTCCAATATTTTTAAGGGTTAGAGAGGATTAA
- a CDS encoding ecotin family protein: protein MRKILLFIVACVLPFALLAGENTLKTEENIFELPISKMPPDYFKYEVAFFKEIEIDCNFAFLLGGKLEQKEDARGIYYEFSGGDELAQTMMLCKDRKKKRRVYYEFTKILPGISPIRIITPKGVSAEIRMYERVKKIEAKKKGKSK from the coding sequence ATGAGAAAAATTTTACTTTTTATCGTAGCTTGCGTGCTTCCATTTGCGCTTTTAGCAGGTGAAAACACGCTAAAAACCGAGGAAAATATTTTTGAGCTACCTATCTCAAAGATGCCGCCTGATTATTTTAAATACGAAGTCGCATTTTTTAAAGAGATAGAAATCGACTGCAACTTCGCCTTTTTGCTCGGCGGAAAGCTTGAACAAAAAGAGGACGCGCGCGGAATTTATTACGAATTTAGCGGCGGGGATGAGCTAGCGCAAACGATGATGCTATGCAAGGACAGAAAGAAAAAGAGGCGGGTTTATTACGAATTTACTAAAATTTTACCAGGCATTAGCCCTATTAGAATCATAACTCCAAAAGGTGTAAGTGCGGAAATAAGAATGTACGAACGCGTAAAAAAGATAGAAGCAAAAAAGAAAGGAAAAAGTAAATGA
- a CDS encoding UDP-glucose dehydrogenase family protein — MRVAVIGTGYVGLVSGACFAKMGNSVICVDVDSKKIEALKNGIVPIYEPGLADIVSECYKNGSLKFSTQITEALEHADVLFIAVGTPMGADGQADLKYVLSVAKSIGENLSKPLIVVDKSTVPVGTGAKVHEVIESELKKRNVEVKFEVVSNPEFLKEGAAVEDFLKPDRVVIGASSEWGFSVMRELYEPFMKNHDRLICMDVKSAEMTKYAANSMLATKISFINEIANICERVGADVNLVRKGIGSDSRIGYSFIYPGCGYGGSCFPKDVEALIYTARQNGFEPELLNAVESRNKAQKRVLFEKICNFFDGDLNGKTIALWGLAFKPNTDDMREASSLTLIKLLDDAGAKVVAYDPKSSEEAKKYMPNLDIKYAKNKYDALDNADAMVLVTEWSEFRSPDFMEIKERLKNAVIFDGRNQYNAKILTEHGFKYFQIGVKA; from the coding sequence ATGAGGGTAGCAGTAATTGGAACCGGATATGTTGGACTAGTAAGTGGTGCATGCTTTGCTAAGATGGGCAACAGCGTGATCTGCGTCGATGTCGATAGCAAAAAGATCGAAGCGCTAAAAAACGGCATCGTGCCTATATATGAGCCTGGGCTTGCTGATATCGTGAGTGAGTGCTACAAAAATGGCTCGCTTAAATTTAGCACGCAGATAACCGAGGCGCTAGAGCATGCAGATGTGCTATTTATCGCAGTTGGCACGCCTATGGGTGCTGATGGGCAGGCGGATTTAAAATACGTTCTCTCAGTTGCCAAGTCTATCGGAGAAAATTTAAGCAAACCACTAATCGTAGTCGATAAATCAACCGTTCCAGTAGGCACTGGAGCTAAGGTGCATGAGGTGATCGAGAGTGAACTTAAAAAGAGAAATGTAGAGGTTAAATTTGAAGTCGTCTCAAACCCAGAGTTTTTAAAAGAGGGTGCGGCAGTCGAGGACTTTTTAAAGCCAGACCGCGTTGTTATCGGTGCTAGCAGCGAGTGGGGCTTTAGCGTGATGAGAGAGCTTTATGAGCCATTTATGAAAAACCACGACAGGCTCATTTGTATGGACGTAAAGTCGGCTGAAATGACAAAATATGCTGCAAATTCGATGCTAGCAACCAAAATAAGCTTTATAAATGAGATAGCAAATATCTGTGAACGCGTGGGTGCTGATGTAAATTTAGTGAGAAAAGGCATCGGCAGTGACTCAAGGATCGGATATAGCTTCATCTATCCAGGTTGCGGATACGGCGGCAGTTGCTTTCCAAAAGACGTTGAGGCACTCATCTACACAGCTAGACAAAATGGATTTGAGCCAGAGCTTTTAAACGCGGTTGAGTCAAGAAATAAGGCTCAAAAAAGAGTGCTATTTGAGAAAATTTGTAATTTCTTTGACGGCGATCTAAATGGCAAGACGATCGCGCTTTGGGGGCTTGCATTTAAGCCAAACACTGATGATATGAGAGAGGCCAGCTCACTAACTTTGATAAAGCTTTTAGACGATGCTGGCGCAAAAGTGGTGGCGTACGATCCAAAATCAAGCGAAGAAGCTAAAAAATATATGCCAAATTTAGATATAAAATATGCTAAAAATAAGTACGATGCTCTTGATAACGCCGATGCTATGGTGCTTGTAACTGAGTGGAGCGAGTTTAGATCACCTGATTTTATGGAGATCAAAGAGAGGCTAAAAAACGCCGTCATATTTGACGGACGAAATCAATACAATGCTAAAATTTTAACCGAACACGGATTTAAATATTTCCAAATCGGAGTAAAGGCATGA
- a CDS encoding nucleotide sugar dehydrogenase has translation MKIAVVGLGYVGLPLAAAFSEKYEVVGFDVNAKRIEELKSGYDRTLELSSEQMKKAIDNGMKFSLNLDDIKDCNFFIVTVPTPIDKNKRPDLTPVVKATQSVAKVLKKGDIVVYESTVYPGVTEEICVPLLEESGLKFNKDFFCGYSPERINPGDKEHTVTKIKKITSGSTPEIADKVDEIYRSIITAGTHKASSIKVAEAAKVIENTQRDINIAFINELAMLFEKLHINTIDVLEAAGTKWNFLNFRPGLVGGHCIGVDPYYLTHKAQEVGYNPEMILAGRRINDDMGRYAADQVIKLMIRKGVLINKARVLVLGMTFKENCPDIRNSRVIDVVDELKDFGCKVDVTDPWADSAEVKHEYGFDLVKEYNLDDYDCIVIAVAHNEFKKLNLKGHLVYDIKNIYPEADARL, from the coding sequence ATGAAAATAGCAGTAGTAGGACTTGGATATGTGGGACTTCCACTTGCAGCAGCTTTTAGCGAAAAGTACGAAGTAGTAGGCTTTGATGTAAATGCAAAACGTATAGAAGAGCTTAAAAGTGGCTATGATAGAACGCTTGAGCTTAGCAGTGAGCAGATGAAAAAAGCGATCGATAATGGTATGAAATTTAGCTTAAATTTGGACGATATAAAGGATTGCAATTTCTTCATCGTGACTGTTCCAACTCCGATAGACAAAAACAAGCGCCCTGATCTAACCCCAGTGGTAAAAGCGACCCAGAGCGTGGCAAAAGTGCTTAAAAAAGGCGACATCGTTGTCTATGAGAGCACCGTTTATCCAGGCGTTACAGAAGAAATTTGCGTGCCACTTCTTGAAGAGAGCGGACTTAAATTTAACAAAGACTTCTTCTGCGGCTACTCTCCAGAGCGCATAAACCCAGGTGACAAAGAGCATACTGTTACAAAGATCAAAAAGATCACAAGTGGCTCAACTCCAGAGATCGCTGACAAGGTCGATGAAATTTACCGCTCTATCATCACAGCTGGCACTCACAAAGCTTCAAGCATCAAAGTAGCAGAGGCTGCAAAGGTCATCGAGAATACTCAGCGCGACATCAACATCGCCTTTATAAACGAGCTTGCGATGCTGTTTGAAAAGCTTCACATCAACACTATCGACGTGCTTGAGGCGGCTGGTACTAAGTGGAATTTCTTAAATTTCCGCCCAGGTCTAGTCGGCGGTCACTGCATCGGCGTAGATCCATACTACCTAACTCACAAAGCTCAAGAAGTAGGCTACAACCCTGAAATGATCCTAGCAGGTCGCCGCATCAACGACGATATGGGCAGATACGCAGCCGATCAAGTGATAAAACTAATGATAAGAAAAGGCGTGCTTATCAACAAAGCGCGCGTGCTTGTTCTTGGCATGACATTTAAAGAAAACTGCCCTGATATAAGAAATTCTCGCGTTATAGACGTAGTTGATGAGCTAAAAGACTTTGGTTGCAAGGTCGATGTGACTGATCCTTGGGCTGATAGCGCTGAGGTAAAACACGAGTACGGCTTTGATCTGGTAAAAGAGTATAATCTAGATGACTATGACTGCATTGTGATAGCCGTAGCTCACAATGAGTTTAAAAAGTTAAATTTAAAAGGCCATTTAGTTTACGATATAAAAAATATCTACCCAGAGGCTGACGCTAGGCTGTAA
- a CDS encoding DNA-3-methyladenine glycosylase I has product MRRCEWAKGELDIAYHDNEWGKVVKDDRKFFEMIVLEGFQAGLSWHGVLQKREAMREAFDGFDPEKIKLYDEAEIAKFMQNERLIRNRLKLKSLSANALAFLSVTQEFGSFYDYLWGYLLRKFDPKFDGKQIINHYQDIKQVPATTPMSNFVAKELKKRGFKFLGSVSTYAFLQSVGVLDDHLEYCFCKGKA; this is encoded by the coding sequence ATGAGGCGATGTGAATGGGCAAAAGGCGAGCTTGATATAGCTTACCACGATAACGAGTGGGGCAAAGTCGTAAAAGATGATAGAAAATTTTTTGAAATGATAGTTCTGGAGGGTTTTCAGGCGGGACTTTCGTGGCATGGAGTGCTTCAAAAAAGAGAGGCCATGAGAGAGGCGTTTGATGGCTTTGATCCAGAGAAGATCAAGCTTTACGACGAGGCTGAGATAGCGAAATTTATGCAAAATGAGAGGTTGATCCGCAACAGATTAAAACTAAAATCGCTTTCTGCAAACGCCCTTGCATTTTTATCCGTAACGCAAGAATTTGGTAGCTTTTATGACTATCTTTGGGGATATTTGTTAAGAAAATTTGACCCAAAATTTGACGGCAAACAGATCATAAATCACTATCAAGATATCAAACAAGTGCCAGCCACTACGCCGATGTCTAACTTTGTGGCAAAGGAGCTAAAAAAGCGAGGGTTTAAATTTTTAGGCTCTGTTAGCACCTATGCCTTTTTGCAAAGCGTGGGCGTTTTAGACGATCATCTGGAATATTGTTTTTGTAAGGGCAAGGCTTGA